A window from Streptomyces sp. NBC_00271 encodes these proteins:
- a CDS encoding GNAT family N-acetyltransferase codes for MEIALRPVHDSDLPVFYRQMNDPESLRMAAFTPRDPADRDAFDAHWKRVRASSAVLRTILADGDVVGSAAVYGEPGEREVTYWIDRAYWGRGIATAALRDLLAEVPERPLHARAAADNAGSRRVLEKCGFRVTGNDRGYAHARGEDTDEVVLTLKG; via the coding sequence ATGGAGATCGCACTCCGTCCGGTCCACGACAGCGATCTGCCGGTCTTCTACCGGCAGATGAACGACCCCGAGTCCCTCCGGATGGCCGCGTTCACCCCCAGGGACCCCGCCGACCGTGACGCCTTCGACGCTCACTGGAAGCGTGTCCGCGCCTCGTCCGCCGTGCTGCGCACGATCCTCGCGGACGGCGATGTCGTGGGCAGCGCCGCGGTGTACGGGGAGCCCGGCGAGCGCGAGGTCACCTACTGGATCGACCGGGCGTACTGGGGCCGGGGCATCGCGACGGCCGCGCTGCGGGACCTGCTGGCCGAGGTGCCCGAACGCCCGCTGCACGCGCGGGCGGCGGCCGACAACGCCGGGTCGCGGCGGGTCCTGGAGAAGTGCGGGTTCCGCGTCACCGGGAACGACCGGGGGTACGCGCACGCGCGCGGCGAGGACACGGACGAGGTCGTGCTCACCCTGAAGGGCTGA
- a CDS encoding peptidoglycan D,D-transpeptidase FtsI family protein → MNKTIRRAAVFTLLLVLSLLIRATWVQFYDGQALADNKNNRRNAIEQYANPLGNIIVAGRAITGSAQTKGSDLKYKRTYTDGSLYAAVTGYSSQVFGATQLEGVYKGLLDGTDNQLKNPLDTITNKRASPGDVVTTIDPDVQKAAYAALGSKKGGAVAIDPTNGKILAVVSTPSYDPSQLTTGDSAAWTKLTKDADKPMTNRALRQPLPPGSTFKLVVAAAALDDGLYKNVDTGTNSPNPYTLPNTKTDLSNESASAPCKDASIRVALQYSCNNVFAKMAVDLGQDKVKAMAEKFGFNDSSQDVPVRAYPSVYPSDMDESSTALTGIGQYDVTATPLQMAMVSAAIANGGKLVSPHMVSQTSDASGNVVKDYDDGTETKEIVSSTTAEQLQSAMQTVVTEGTGTNAKISGATVGGKTGTAQHGEKNSKTPYAWFTSYAKSDANGKEVAVAVIVEQSDAARSEVSGNGLAAPVAKAMMRAALKN, encoded by the coding sequence ATGAACAAGACGATCAGGCGTGCCGCCGTCTTCACTCTGCTGCTCGTGCTCTCCCTGCTGATCAGGGCGACCTGGGTGCAGTTCTACGACGGCCAGGCACTCGCGGACAACAAGAACAACCGACGGAACGCGATCGAGCAGTACGCGAACCCGCTCGGGAACATCATCGTGGCCGGCCGGGCGATCACCGGCTCCGCGCAGACGAAGGGCAGCGACCTCAAGTACAAGCGGACGTACACGGACGGCAGCCTGTACGCGGCGGTCACGGGCTACAGCTCCCAGGTGTTCGGGGCGACCCAGCTGGAGGGCGTCTACAAGGGCCTGCTCGACGGTACGGACAACCAGCTGAAGAACCCCCTCGACACGATCACCAACAAGCGCGCCAGCCCTGGTGACGTGGTCACGACCATCGACCCGGACGTGCAGAAGGCGGCGTACGCGGCGCTCGGCAGCAAGAAGGGCGGGGCCGTCGCGATCGACCCGACGAACGGCAAGATCCTCGCGGTCGTCTCCACCCCGTCGTACGACCCCTCGCAGCTCACCACCGGCGACTCCGCCGCCTGGACGAAGCTGACGAAGGACGCGGACAAGCCGATGACCAACCGGGCGCTGCGCCAGCCGCTGCCCCCGGGGTCGACGTTCAAGCTGGTGGTCGCGGCGGCGGCGCTGGACGACGGGCTGTACAAGAACGTGGACACCGGCACGAACAGCCCCAACCCGTACACGCTGCCGAACACGAAGACCGACCTGTCGAACGAGAGCGCCTCCGCACCCTGCAAGGACGCCTCGATCCGGGTGGCACTCCAGTACTCGTGCAACAACGTCTTCGCGAAGATGGCCGTCGACCTCGGGCAGGACAAGGTCAAGGCGATGGCGGAGAAGTTCGGCTTCAACGACAGCTCGCAGGACGTGCCGGTGCGGGCGTACCCGAGCGTCTACCCCTCGGACATGGACGAGTCGTCCACGGCGCTGACCGGCATCGGCCAGTACGACGTCACGGCGACCCCGCTGCAGATGGCCATGGTGTCGGCCGCCATCGCCAACGGCGGCAAGCTGGTCTCGCCGCACATGGTGTCGCAGACCAGTGACGCGAGCGGCAATGTGGTGAAGGACTACGACGACGGCACCGAGACCAAGGAGATCGTCAGCTCGACCACCGCCGAGCAGCTCCAGTCCGCGATGCAGACGGTCGTCACCGAGGGCACGGGCACCAACGCGAAGATCTCCGGCGCGACCGTGGGCGGTAAGACGGGTACGGCCCAGCACGGCGAGAAGAACAGCAAGACGCCGTACGCCTGGTTCACGTCGTACGCGAAGTCCGATGCGAACGGCAAGGAGGTCGCCGTGGCGGTCATCGTCGAGCAGTCCGACGCGGCGAGGTCCGAGGTCAGCGGCAACGGCCTGGCGGCGCCGGTGGCCAAGGCCATGATGCGGGCGGCGCTGAAGAACTGA
- a CDS encoding NCS2 family permease gives MSETQKVADRPSAAPPAANGVDRFFRISERGSTFGREIRGGFATFFTMAYILVLNPIILGSAKDKFGHQLDSGQLVTATALVAAVMTVIMGVGGNLPLAIAAGLGLNAVVAFQIAPLMSWPDAMGLVVIEGVIICVLVLTGLREAVMNAIPQPLKHAIGVGIGLFIAFIGFVDAGFASRIPDVANTTVPVQLGATGSLTGWPVLVFCLGVLLTIGLMARKVKGAILISIVTMTVVAVIINSAADIKSWGLTTPKIPSDVVATPDFGLVGHFSLFGGFGETGALTVVLLIFTLILSDFFDAMGTIVGISAEAGLLDEEGKVPGIGRVLFIDGAAAVAGGAASASSNTAYIESAAGVGEGSRTGFSNLITGGMFALALFLTPLLTIVPLQAAAPALVAVGFLMMTQVKHIEWDSYEVAIPAFLTIAAMPFTYSITNGIGAGFVAYVVIKAVLGKFREVHWLLWAVSALFLVYFAIDPVRQLFGVK, from the coding sequence ATGTCCGAAACACAGAAGGTGGCCGACCGGCCAAGTGCCGCGCCACCAGCGGCGAACGGCGTCGACCGGTTCTTCAGGATCTCCGAACGGGGCTCCACCTTCGGCCGGGAGATACGCGGCGGATTCGCCACGTTCTTCACCATGGCCTACATCCTTGTCCTGAACCCGATCATCCTCGGCAGCGCCAAGGACAAGTTCGGTCACCAGCTCGACAGCGGCCAACTCGTCACGGCCACCGCCCTGGTGGCCGCGGTGATGACCGTCATCATGGGCGTGGGCGGCAATCTGCCCCTCGCGATCGCCGCGGGCCTCGGCCTGAACGCCGTCGTCGCCTTCCAGATCGCCCCGCTGATGAGCTGGCCCGACGCGATGGGCCTGGTGGTCATCGAAGGCGTGATCATCTGCGTACTGGTCCTCACCGGACTGCGCGAAGCCGTCATGAACGCCATCCCGCAACCGCTGAAGCACGCCATCGGTGTGGGCATCGGACTCTTCATCGCCTTCATCGGCTTCGTGGACGCCGGTTTCGCCAGCCGCATCCCGGACGTCGCGAACACCACCGTGCCGGTGCAGTTGGGCGCGACCGGTTCGCTGACCGGCTGGCCCGTACTGGTCTTCTGTCTCGGCGTGCTGCTCACCATCGGACTGATGGCACGCAAGGTCAAGGGCGCCATCCTGATCAGCATCGTGACGATGACCGTGGTCGCCGTGATCATCAACTCGGCCGCCGACATCAAGAGTTGGGGCCTGACCACGCCGAAGATCCCCTCCGACGTGGTGGCCACCCCGGACTTCGGTCTCGTCGGACACTTCAGTCTGTTCGGCGGCTTCGGTGAGACCGGCGCCCTGACCGTCGTCCTGCTGATCTTCACCCTGATCCTGTCGGACTTCTTCGACGCCATGGGCACGATCGTCGGCATCAGCGCCGAGGCCGGACTGCTCGACGAGGAGGGCAAGGTGCCCGGCATCGGCCGGGTGCTGTTCATCGACGGCGCCGCGGCCGTCGCGGGCGGTGCGGCCTCCGCCTCCTCCAACACCGCCTACATCGAGTCCGCGGCCGGCGTCGGCGAGGGCTCGCGCACCGGCTTCTCGAACCTGATCACCGGCGGCATGTTCGCCCTCGCCCTGTTCCTGACCCCGCTGCTCACCATCGTGCCGCTCCAGGCGGCGGCCCCCGCTCTGGTCGCGGTCGGCTTCCTGATGATGACGCAGGTCAAGCACATCGAATGGGACAGCTACGAGGTCGCGATCCCCGCGTTCCTGACCATCGCGGCGATGCCGTTCACCTACTCGATCACCAACGGCATCGGGGCCGGCTTCGTCGCCTACGTCGTGATCAAGGCGGTGCTCGGCAAGTTCCGTGAGGTCCACTGGCTGCTGTGGGCCGTGTCGGCGCTGTTCCTGGTGTACTTCGCGATCGATCCGGTGAGACAGCTGTTCGGCGTGAAGTGA
- a CDS encoding SigE family RNA polymerase sigma factor, with translation MGTVVDDAASVEFHAFFERHHAELARFAHLLTGEADAADDLAADALLALWHRWDRVRAADHPVAYARGVVANLARTRIRSAVRERRRITLFWSQREDKTENPDIAGKIDVQEALRRLPFRKRACVVLRHAFDLSEKDTALALGVSVGTVKSQTSKGMAELKRLLGTEEAPMRVHAGVLPTGGAGGRDR, from the coding sequence GTGGGCACTGTCGTCGACGACGCAGCCTCCGTGGAGTTCCACGCCTTCTTCGAGCGGCACCATGCCGAACTCGCCCGCTTCGCCCATCTGTTGACCGGCGAGGCGGACGCCGCCGACGATCTGGCGGCCGACGCGCTGCTCGCGCTGTGGCACCGCTGGGACCGGGTGCGCGCGGCCGACCACCCGGTGGCGTACGCCCGCGGGGTCGTCGCGAACCTGGCCCGCACCCGGATCCGCAGCGCGGTGCGCGAGCGTAGACGGATCACACTGTTCTGGTCGCAGCGCGAGGACAAGACCGAGAACCCCGACATAGCGGGGAAGATCGACGTCCAGGAGGCGCTGCGCCGACTGCCGTTCCGTAAGCGCGCATGTGTCGTGCTTCGGCACGCTTTCGACCTCTCGGAGAAGGACACGGCGCTCGCCCTCGGTGTTTCCGTGGGTACGGTTAAGTCCCAGACGTCGAAGGGCATGGCCGAACTGAAGCGGCTCCTCGGCACCGAAGAGGCCCCGATGCGGGTGCACGCAGGTGTGCTGCCCACGGGTGGAGCCGGAGGAAGGGACCGATGA
- a CDS encoding anti-sigma factor, translating into MRKAQDVHDELRARLHEAAEAHEPDRARILARVERGMSGAAERRPRRAARPPVLGWGRIVGATAAVAGVLAVGGYWVAAAVQENHPPQQTVAVSPTPVASPDATSRAPVVPHPSHTSGASKPSGKASASPSDTPSAAHSSPAAPKAPAAGNQDGSLWSDGSVDPHSNDFWAQSNVTLKNADKLTSLTVELRIKQTGGVGDTGSWRSAPESDFTTTVTEKDGFLVYTWVLKDGHTLAAGQWVFAGQYNHTRGGRDAKDDRYSADARTADRTLSVAGDFAAASGTDGDS; encoded by the coding sequence ATGAGGAAGGCGCAGGACGTGCACGACGAGCTGCGCGCCAGGCTGCACGAGGCGGCCGAGGCGCACGAGCCCGACCGCGCGCGCATCCTGGCCCGGGTCGAGCGCGGGATGTCCGGCGCCGCCGAGCGTCGTCCCCGGCGCGCGGCGCGTCCGCCGGTGCTCGGCTGGGGTCGGATCGTCGGCGCCACGGCCGCGGTGGCGGGCGTCCTCGCGGTCGGCGGTTACTGGGTGGCCGCGGCGGTGCAGGAGAACCACCCGCCGCAGCAGACGGTCGCGGTCTCGCCGACCCCGGTCGCCTCCCCGGACGCGACGAGCCGCGCGCCCGTCGTGCCGCACCCCTCGCACACCTCGGGTGCCTCGAAGCCGTCCGGGAAGGCGAGCGCCTCCCCCTCGGACACCCCCTCGGCCGCGCACTCCTCGCCCGCCGCGCCCAAGGCACCCGCCGCGGGCAACCAGGACGGCTCGCTGTGGTCCGACGGCTCGGTCGATCCGCACAGCAACGACTTCTGGGCGCAGAGCAATGTGACCCTGAAGAACGCCGACAAACTCACCTCGCTCACCGTCGAGTTGAGGATCAAGCAGACCGGCGGGGTCGGCGACACGGGCTCCTGGCGCTCGGCACCCGAGAGCGACTTCACGACGACGGTCACCGAGAAGGACGGCTTCCTCGTCTACACCTGGGTGCTCAAGGACGGCCACACCCTCGCGGCCGGCCAGTGGGTCTTCGCGGGCCAGTACAACCACACCCGCGGCGGCCGGGACGCCAAGGACGACCGCTACTCGGCGGACGCGAGGACCGCGGACAGGACGCTGTCGGTGGCGGGCGACTTCGCCGCCGCGAGCGGCACCGACGGCGACTCGTAG
- a CDS encoding pectate lyase yields MTVRVEQRVRHRRRLTGRRSVIGGVTALGITGAALVTTSMLSTAGASSVWPTAKGSKAVSKTISVSGTYDGKLTKFFGSGSLGTSDQSESQGPIFELKDGAVLKNVIIGTPAADGVHCLGSCTLQNVWWLDVGEDAATFKGKASSAKYNVIGGGARQASDKVFQFNGAGTLSITGFHVENFGKLARSCGNCKTQYKRTIVLSDIDATAPGKALVGINSNFGDTATLSKIRVTGDTKKKLKTCVRFKGNSSGKEPTELGTGADGTFCRFTSSDITYK; encoded by the coding sequence ATGACTGTACGAGTTGAACAGCGCGTCCGGCACCGTCGCCGCCTCACCGGGCGGCGGTCCGTGATCGGTGGGGTCACCGCACTCGGCATCACCGGGGCCGCGCTCGTCACGACGTCGATGCTGAGCACCGCGGGCGCGAGCTCCGTCTGGCCGACGGCCAAGGGCAGCAAGGCCGTCTCGAAGACGATCTCGGTCTCGGGCACCTACGACGGCAAGCTGACGAAGTTCTTCGGCAGTGGTTCCCTCGGCACCTCCGACCAGTCGGAGAGCCAGGGCCCGATCTTCGAGCTCAAGGACGGCGCGGTCCTCAAGAACGTCATCATCGGCACCCCGGCCGCCGACGGCGTGCACTGTCTGGGCAGCTGCACGCTGCAGAACGTGTGGTGGCTGGACGTCGGCGAGGACGCGGCCACCTTCAAGGGCAAGGCGTCGTCCGCGAAGTACAACGTGATCGGCGGTGGCGCGCGGCAGGCCTCCGACAAGGTGTTCCAGTTCAACGGCGCCGGCACGCTCTCCATCACCGGCTTCCACGTGGAGAACTTCGGCAAGCTGGCGCGCTCGTGCGGCAACTGCAAGACGCAGTACAAGCGCACGATCGTGCTCAGCGACATCGACGCGACCGCCCCGGGCAAGGCGCTGGTCGGCATCAACTCCAACTTCGGCGACACGGCGACCCTGTCGAAGATCCGTGTCACCGGCGACACCAAGAAGAAGCTCAAGACCTGCGTGCGCTTCAAGGGCAACAGCAGCGGCAAGGAGCCCACCGAACTCGGCACCGGCGCGGATGGAACCTTTTGCAGGTTCACGTCATCTGACATCACGTACAAGTAA
- a CDS encoding right-handed parallel beta-helix repeat-containing protein, whose amino-acid sequence MLLSTGRHRRTRTLSIAAAVAVAAGAGGVYLGLANNGSAQAATTTVTVSTTAQLQTAVANAAAGTTIQVRGGTYYPTATLKSTANGTSSTRITLTAYGSEKVKIDGSKLAAGSWLAGIYGDYWTVQNITWQNSPAQGFVATSSVGGVFKNLVTANNGDSGFTLRGDGTTGNLVQNLDSYGNYDAANHGQNADGIAIKFGSGTGNKVTGARLYNNADDGLDLWQFSSPITIEHSWSYGNGKNRWNDSAFEGNGNGFKLGGGGASVAHVVNNDAAWDNAGNGFTENSNTGAIVLNRNTAYANTDAGFFFATGKARLARNLAVSNKGGLDKLGSATVSAANNWDSGTSTPSFRSTDATTAYGARSSSGSLPATTFLTTGSTTIGSTMN is encoded by the coding sequence GTGCTTCTGAGCACCGGACGCCACCGCAGGACCCGTACGCTCTCGATCGCCGCGGCGGTGGCCGTCGCCGCGGGGGCGGGTGGCGTCTACCTCGGCCTCGCGAACAACGGCTCGGCGCAGGCCGCCACCACCACGGTCACCGTCTCCACCACCGCGCAGCTCCAGACGGCCGTCGCCAATGCCGCCGCGGGTACGACCATCCAGGTGCGCGGCGGCACGTACTATCCGACGGCCACGCTGAAGTCGACGGCGAACGGCACCAGTTCCACGCGGATCACGCTCACCGCGTACGGCAGCGAGAAGGTGAAGATCGACGGTTCCAAGCTGGCCGCCGGTTCCTGGCTGGCGGGGATCTACGGCGACTACTGGACCGTCCAGAACATCACCTGGCAGAACTCGCCCGCCCAGGGCTTCGTCGCCACCTCCTCCGTCGGTGGCGTCTTCAAGAACCTCGTCACCGCGAACAACGGCGACTCGGGCTTCACCCTGCGCGGCGACGGCACGACCGGCAACCTCGTGCAGAACCTGGACAGTTACGGCAACTACGACGCCGCGAACCACGGGCAGAACGCCGACGGCATCGCCATCAAGTTCGGCTCCGGCACCGGCAACAAGGTCACCGGCGCGCGCCTCTACAACAACGCGGACGACGGCCTCGACCTCTGGCAGTTCTCCTCGCCGATCACCATCGAGCACTCGTGGTCGTACGGGAACGGCAAGAACCGCTGGAACGACTCCGCCTTCGAGGGCAACGGCAACGGCTTCAAGCTCGGCGGCGGCGGGGCCTCGGTCGCCCATGTCGTGAACAACGACGCCGCCTGGGACAACGCGGGCAACGGCTTCACCGAGAACTCCAACACCGGGGCCATCGTGCTCAACCGCAACACCGCCTACGCCAACACCGACGCGGGCTTCTTCTTCGCGACGGGCAAGGCGCGGCTCGCCAGGAACCTCGCGGTGAGCAACAAGGGCGGCCTGGACAAGCTCGGCTCCGCCACGGTCTCCGCGGCCAACAACTGGGACAGCGGCACCTCGACGCCGTCCTTCAGGTCCACGGACGCGACCACGGCGTACGGGGCCCGCTCATCGAGCGGTTCGCTGCCGGCGACCACGTTCCTGACGACGGGCTCGACGACCATCGGCTCGACCATGAACTGA
- a CDS encoding family 43 glycosylhydrolase has protein sequence MRRRTARALLIPVLALLLGLLAAPPSPASPSPSGASHVNEPKYAGYLFAYFTGEGTADDEQIRYALSRGNDPLHWRELNAGNPVLTSTIGEKGLRDPFVIRSPKGDKFFLIATDLKMYQNSSGSWDYVQRHGSRSIMIWESTDLVHWTDQRLVKVAPDNAGNTWAPEAYWDDSLGEYVVFWASKLYADDDPDHTGSTYNKMLYATTKDFRTFSEPKVWDDPGYSVIDSTVIKNKGSYYRYTKDERDPSSSSPCSKFITGEKSTSLTDTAYDFVSDCIGSGSIDRGEGPTVFKSNTENKWYLFIDEYGSRGYVPFETTDLDSGKWTMSTNYQLPASPRHGTVMPVTQAEYDRLLAAYPVTGTSVVDATAKGLSGYAIVTESVSKVVLPMKPDTDLRHLAPTLAVGAGAKVSPASGTPRDFRTPRTYTVTAPDGTSRTWTVEAVPTRSPVLPGLNADPDVHYLDGQYWIYPTTDGYAGWSGTSFKAYSSKDLVRWKDHGVILDLGSDVSWADKNAWAPAIAERDGKYYFYFCAEQQIGVAVADSPAGPFKDALGKPLVAKGLLTGQMIDPAVFTDDDGRSYLYWGNGHGYVVPLNADMVSFDASQVRDITQPDFREGSFVVKRHGTYYFMWSEDDTRSENYHVAYATGPSPLGPWTKRGTILSKRPEYGIKGTGHHSVVNVPGTDDWYIVYHRFALNGPGKAGGDGTHRETTIDRMEFAADGTIEPVVPTLESIRPVRTES, from the coding sequence ATGCGACGCCGCACCGCCCGCGCGCTCCTGATCCCCGTCCTCGCGCTCCTCCTGGGCCTGCTGGCCGCCCCACCGAGCCCCGCGTCACCGTCACCTTCGGGAGCATCGCACGTGAACGAACCGAAGTACGCCGGCTATCTCTTCGCCTACTTCACCGGCGAGGGCACGGCCGACGACGAGCAGATCCGCTACGCCCTGAGCCGCGGCAACGACCCGTTGCACTGGCGGGAGTTGAACGCGGGCAATCCCGTCCTGACCTCCACCATCGGCGAGAAGGGCCTGCGCGACCCGTTCGTGATCCGCTCCCCCAAGGGCGACAAGTTCTTCCTCATCGCCACCGACCTGAAGATGTACCAGAACTCCAGCGGCAGCTGGGACTACGTGCAGCGGCACGGCAGCAGGTCCATCATGATCTGGGAGTCCACCGACCTGGTGCACTGGACCGACCAGCGCCTGGTGAAGGTGGCCCCCGACAACGCGGGCAACACCTGGGCGCCGGAGGCCTATTGGGACGACTCGCTCGGTGAGTACGTCGTCTTCTGGGCGTCCAAGCTGTACGCCGACGACGACCCGGACCACACCGGATCGACGTACAACAAGATGCTGTACGCCACCACGAAGGACTTCCGCACCTTCAGCGAGCCGAAGGTCTGGGACGACCCGGGCTACTCGGTGATCGACTCGACGGTCATCAAGAACAAGGGCAGCTACTACCGCTACACCAAGGACGAGCGCGATCCCAGCTCCTCCAGCCCCTGCTCGAAGTTCATCACCGGCGAGAAGTCGACGTCGCTGACGGACACCGCGTACGACTTCGTCTCGGACTGCATCGGCAGCGGCTCGATCGACCGCGGCGAGGGCCCGACGGTCTTCAAGTCCAACACCGAGAACAAGTGGTACCTGTTCATCGACGAGTACGGCAGCCGCGGGTACGTCCCCTTCGAGACGACCGACCTCGACTCGGGCAAGTGGACGATGTCGACGAACTACCAGCTGCCCGCGAGCCCCCGGCACGGCACGGTGATGCCGGTGACGCAGGCGGAGTACGACCGGCTGCTGGCCGCCTACCCGGTGACCGGCACGTCGGTCGTGGACGCGACCGCGAAGGGCCTCAGCGGGTATGCGATCGTCACCGAGTCGGTCTCGAAGGTCGTCCTGCCCATGAAGCCGGACACGGACCTCAGGCACCTCGCCCCCACCCTCGCGGTCGGCGCGGGCGCGAAGGTCAGCCCGGCCTCGGGCACACCCCGGGACTTCCGCACCCCGCGCACCTACACCGTGACGGCTCCGGACGGGACGAGCCGGACCTGGACGGTCGAGGCGGTACCCACCCGCAGCCCGGTCCTCCCCGGCCTCAACGCCGACCCGGACGTCCACTACCTGGACGGCCAGTACTGGATCTATCCGACGACGGACGGCTACGCGGGCTGGAGCGGGACGAGCTTCAAGGCGTACTCGTCGAAGGACCTGGTCCGCTGGAAGGACCACGGTGTGATCCTGGACCTGGGATCCGATGTGTCCTGGGCGGACAAGAACGCCTGGGCCCCGGCGATCGCCGAACGCGACGGCAAGTACTACTTCTACTTCTGTGCGGAGCAGCAGATCGGCGTGGCGGTGGCCGACTCCCCGGCCGGTCCCTTCAAGGACGCGCTGGGCAAGCCCCTGGTGGCCAAGGGCCTGTTGACGGGCCAGATGATCGACCCGGCGGTGTTCACGGACGACGACGGTCGGTCGTATCTGTACTGGGGCAACGGCCACGGATACGTGGTGCCGCTGAACGCCGACATGGTGTCGTTCGACGCCTCGCAGGTGCGGGACATCACGCAGCCCGACTTCCGTGAGGGATCCTTCGTCGTCAAGCGGCACGGCACGTACTACTTCATGTGGTCCGAGGACGACACCCGCAGCGAGAACTACCACGTCGCCTACGCCACCGGACCGTCCCCGCTCGGTCCGTGGACCAAGCGGGGCACGATCCTGTCCAAGCGCCCGGAGTACGGCATCAAGGGCACCGGACACCACTCCGTGGTGAACGTCCCCGGCACCGACGACTGGTACATCGTCTACCACCGGTTCGCCCTGAACGGCCCCGGGAAGGCGGGCGGGGACGGCACGCACCGGGAGACCACCATCGACCGCATGGAGTTCGCGGCCGACGGGACGATCGAACCGGTGGTGCCGACCCTGGAGTCGATCCGCCCCGTACGGACCGAGTCCTGA
- a CDS encoding HAD family acid phosphatase: MRKSLRAAAIAAACAVAGGALYGTGVATAGQSTANSTHEPYNIGLLVKDIDTYYGTTLDSNGVYQASKDSRYAKDLSRLESDAKRYIDRAAHKAKHRGEKPAVVFDIDDTLLLSLDYEKKTNYTYNSASWAAYVAQADRPAVFGTPELVAYAKSKGVEVFYNSGLKESQRVSAVANLKKVGADINLDADHMFLKDAANPPAYLSACATAAAWNCTTVQYKSGTREHIESLGYDIVANFGDQYSDLDGGYADKTFKLPNPTYFVS, encoded by the coding sequence ATGCGGAAGTCCCTCAGAGCGGCAGCCATCGCGGCCGCTTGTGCCGTCGCTGGCGGAGCCCTCTACGGCACGGGCGTCGCCACGGCCGGCCAGTCGACGGCCAACTCGACCCACGAGCCCTACAACATCGGGCTCCTGGTCAAGGACATCGACACCTACTACGGCACCACGCTCGACAGCAACGGCGTGTACCAGGCGTCCAAGGACAGCCGGTACGCCAAGGACCTGTCGCGCCTGGAGTCTGACGCCAAGCGCTACATCGACAGGGCGGCGCACAAGGCGAAGCACCGGGGCGAGAAGCCCGCGGTCGTCTTCGACATCGACGACACGCTGCTGCTCTCCCTCGACTACGAGAAGAAGACCAACTACACGTACAACTCGGCCTCCTGGGCCGCGTACGTGGCCCAGGCCGACCGTCCGGCCGTCTTCGGCACCCCCGAACTCGTCGCGTACGCCAAGTCCAAGGGTGTCGAGGTCTTCTACAACTCGGGCCTGAAGGAGTCGCAGCGCGTCTCCGCGGTCGCGAACCTGAAGAAGGTCGGCGCCGACATCAACCTCGACGCCGACCACATGTTCCTCAAGGACGCGGCCAACCCGCCGGCCTACCTGAGCGCCTGCGCCACGGCCGCCGCCTGGAACTGCACCACCGTGCAGTACAAGTCCGGCACCCGTGAGCACATCGAGTCCCTCGGGTACGACATCGTCGCCAACTTCGGCGACCAGTACTCCGACCTCGACGGCGGCTACGCCGACAAGACGTTCAAGCTCCCGAACCCGACGTACTTCGTCAGCTAG